The following are encoded together in the Xanthobacter autotrophicus Py2 genome:
- a CDS encoding hypothetical protein (KEGG: bvi:Bcep1808_7672 hypothetical protein): MTQRDQDREDFEAEAREDGLAPGTWDDETSMYDDSDTQWMWQGWQAALAHERARAHSDPAAVPGESFQSRVDPWMKACFGPAISADRLERGDRLLEEVLELLQSGGYPAERVSALTGYVWSRPAGEPSQEVGGVMVTLAAYCLAHGVDMHEAGETELARIWTKVEKIRAKQAAKPTGSAMPQEWPVAAPAIYVSASQLDNAAGLPSAYLPFRLAPEGNFQTPLYRAAPPAESGEVLGRFGHHPDPAIDFCLEVEVIQGEAVNHHIGFTNGAPSLDEMVARIERAMAFRVGSDAGAVAAKQALREIEADFKIPAPPPEPAKAEVVVKPLEWMDESADDYVLFTASSAVGFFTYGVDRNGVAYHQAAGRGADHADAMTAKDAAEADHRRLVLLKAEEIGILSTLATPPTAPAAARSAAELDRDIGILIAQIDWLAECTGESLQDEDAALLAQIRADHGARALPLPGEEA; this comes from the coding sequence ATGACCCAGCGTGACCAGGACCGCGAGGACTTCGAGGCCGAAGCTCGCGAAGACGGACTCGCCCCAGGAACGTGGGACGACGAGACCAGCATGTACGACGACAGCGACACGCAGTGGATGTGGCAGGGCTGGCAAGCCGCCCTCGCCCACGAGCGCGCCCGCGCGCATAGCGATCCGGCGGCGGTGCCGGGTGAAAGCTTTCAATCCCGCGTTGATCCTTGGATGAAGGCGTGCTTCGGCCCTGCGATTTCGGCCGACAGGCTGGAGCGTGGCGACCGCCTGCTTGAAGAGGTTCTGGAGCTTCTGCAATCTGGTGGCTACCCCGCCGAGCGCGTCAGCGCCCTCACCGGCTACGTCTGGAGCCGCCCGGCCGGAGAGCCGTCGCAAGAAGTTGGCGGCGTCATGGTGACCCTCGCCGCCTACTGCCTTGCCCATGGGGTTGATATGCACGAGGCGGGCGAGACCGAGCTGGCGCGTATCTGGACGAAGGTTGAGAAGATCCGCGCCAAGCAGGCCGCCAAGCCCACCGGCTCCGCCATGCCGCAGGAGTGGCCGGTGGCGGCGCCGGCGATCTACGTCAGTGCAAGCCAGCTCGACAATGCCGCCGGGTTGCCCAGCGCCTATCTCCCCTTCCGGCTGGCGCCGGAAGGAAATTTCCAAACGCCGCTCTATCGTGCCGCCCCTCCCGCCGAGAGCGGGGAAGTGCTTGGCCGCTTCGGCCATCATCCCGATCCGGCAATCGACTTCTGCCTCGAAGTCGAGGTCATCCAGGGCGAGGCCGTAAACCATCACATCGGCTTCACGAACGGTGCTCCGTCGCTCGATGAAATGGTCGCCCGTATCGAGCGCGCCATGGCATTCCGCGTTGGCAGTGATGCGGGGGCAGTGGCCGCGAAGCAGGCGCTCCGGGAAATCGAAGCTGACTTCAAGATCCCCGCCCCGCCCCCGGAGCCCGCGAAGGCCGAGGTGGTGGTCAAGCCGCTGGAGTGGATGGACGAGAGCGCGGACGATTATGTCCTCTTCACCGCAAGCTCTGCTGTCGGCTTCTTCACCTATGGCGTCGATCGCAACGGGGTCGCCTATCATCAGGCTGCGGGACGCGGCGCAGACCATGCGGATGCGATGACCGCGAAAGACGCGGCCGAGGCAGATCATCGCCGGCTGGTGCTGCTGAAAGCGGAAGAGATCGGCATCCTCTCCACCCTCGCCACCCCACCCACCGCCCCTGCGGCGGCCCGGAGCGCGGCGGAGCTAGATCGCGATATCGGCATCCTCATTGCGCAAATCGACTGGCTGGCCGAGTGCACGGGCGAGTCCCTTCAGGACGAAGATGCCGCTCTGCTTGCCCAAATCCGAGCAGATCATGGGGCGCGCGCCCTTCCTCTCCCCGGCGAGGAGGCGTGA
- a CDS encoding conserved hypothetical protein (KEGG: gox:GOX2479 hypothetical protein), which produces MNLDLVTIPKADALSVFTTAGAIDPFLSKVRGEIDAFTADVSTAKGRKDIASFAAKISKVKVYLDDEVGKTLAAEQKEIPKKIDACRKHVRDTLETWRDEVRKPLTGWENAEKERVQAHERAILRLDQLADMGKQNVAVDALQLALAEVEAVVVGPKCEEYEAAYAKAKDSAVQALTTGIAARQRYEAEQAELAELRRLAEERAKKDREEQIAREAAERAKRVAEEQAQAAVRRAEEAAQREREAAERREQDLKRAAEDAERRAAEAEENARLRQEQEKAAETAEAKRREQDKEHRRAVNVAALNALVAGGVPEGAAKTALRRIIAGEIPNISIKY; this is translated from the coding sequence ATGAACCTTGATCTTGTCACTATCCCGAAGGCCGATGCCCTTTCCGTATTCACCACGGCCGGCGCCATTGACCCGTTCCTTTCCAAGGTGCGTGGGGAGATCGATGCGTTTACTGCCGATGTATCCACCGCCAAGGGGCGGAAAGATATCGCGTCCTTTGCTGCCAAAATCAGCAAGGTGAAGGTCTACCTTGATGATGAGGTCGGGAAGACCCTTGCCGCCGAGCAAAAGGAGATCCCGAAGAAGATTGACGCGTGCCGGAAGCATGTCCGCGACACGCTGGAAACATGGCGGGACGAAGTCCGCAAGCCCCTTACCGGCTGGGAGAATGCGGAGAAAGAGCGCGTCCAAGCCCATGAGCGCGCAATCCTGCGGCTTGATCAGCTCGCCGATATGGGCAAGCAAAATGTGGCCGTCGATGCGCTTCAGCTCGCCCTTGCCGAGGTCGAGGCCGTCGTAGTCGGGCCAAAGTGCGAGGAATATGAGGCCGCTTACGCCAAGGCCAAGGACTCGGCCGTTCAGGCGCTGACTACCGGCATCGCAGCGCGCCAGCGCTATGAGGCGGAACAGGCCGAACTCGCCGAGCTGCGGCGCCTGGCGGAAGAGCGCGCCAAGAAGGACCGTGAGGAGCAGATCGCCCGTGAGGCGGCGGAGCGTGCCAAGCGCGTCGCCGAAGAGCAGGCCCAAGCCGCCGTCCGCCGTGCGGAGGAAGCTGCCCAGCGCGAACGGGAAGCCGCAGAACGCCGCGAGCAGGATCTGAAGCGCGCTGCCGAGGATGCGGAGCGCCGGGCCGCCGAGGCGGAAGAGAACGCGCGTCTCCGGCAGGAGCAGGAGAAGGCCGCCGAAACGGCCGAGGCCAAGCGCCGAGAGCAGGACAAGGAACACCGTCGCGCGGTCAACGTCGCCGCCCTGAACGCGCTCGTCGCTGGCGGCGTGCCGGAAGGGGCTGCGAAGACGGCCCTCAGGCGGATCATCGCGGGCGAAATCCCCAACATCTCGATCAAATATTGA
- a CDS encoding glycoside hydrolase, family 19 (KEGG: bvi:Bcep1808_7729 glycoside hydrolase, family 19) encodes MVRSIDIVRRIATRAVPPYVEALDKYADDLFVQFDVTTDLRLAHFMARSLSETGGFRVLVESAGYTAKNLATQWDRGNWHRYFSSKADLVALAGQGEKLFNIVYGNRMGNGGPETGDGFRYRGRGPLQTTGKEAYAKYGERMGVDLVSNPDALLDPQNILLPSLYEWSDGNLNRYADRDNALAIGQIINFGSLKGDKEPNGYDDQMEWLGYVKRAIKALS; translated from the coding sequence ATGGTCCGCTCAATCGATATCGTGCGCCGCATCGCGACGCGCGCTGTGCCCCCTTATGTCGAAGCGCTGGACAAGTACGCTGACGACCTGTTCGTTCAGTTCGATGTGACGACCGATCTTCGGCTTGCTCACTTCATGGCCCGGAGCCTATCGGAGACGGGCGGCTTCCGCGTGCTGGTGGAAAGCGCCGGTTACACGGCCAAGAACCTTGCGACCCAGTGGGACCGGGGCAACTGGCACCGCTATTTCAGCAGCAAGGCCGACCTTGTGGCTCTGGCAGGGCAGGGCGAAAAGCTCTTCAACATCGTCTATGGCAATCGCATGGGCAATGGCGGCCCTGAGACTGGCGATGGCTTCCGGTATCGAGGGCGTGGCCCGCTCCAGACGACAGGGAAGGAGGCCTATGCCAAGTATGGCGAACGCATGGGCGTGGACCTCGTGAGTAACCCTGATGCGCTTCTGGATCCGCAGAACATTCTACTGCCATCCCTCTATGAGTGGTCCGATGGTAACCTCAACCGCTATGCCGACAGGGACAATGCCCTCGCCATCGGCCAGATCATCAATTTCGGGTCGCTCAAGGGCGACAAGGAGCCCAACGGCTACGACGATCAGATGGAGTGGCTGGGCTACGTCAAGCGCGCCATCAAGGCCCTGAGCTGA
- a CDS encoding hypothetical protein (KEGG: sit:TM1040_1608 hypothetical protein) gives MSCVGVLSMRVAFYKDGVCTHVLNCSEGWEDLFPDETGIASETANAGDTWDGASFISPPPPPPGIGDVLAERDRRLSLGFSYDFGDARGVHQIGTTSADMTGWDEVTKVAQAMIATGAATATIEIITNTGPATVTASEWMAILLAAGAHRQPIWQASFVLQAMNPIPADYAADSHWA, from the coding sequence GTGTCTTGTGTGGGAGTTCTGAGCATGCGGGTTGCATTTTATAAGGACGGCGTCTGCACGCATGTTCTCAACTGTTCCGAGGGGTGGGAAGATCTTTTCCCAGACGAGACCGGCATTGCCAGCGAGACGGCGAATGCCGGGGATACATGGGATGGGGCGTCTTTCATCTCCCCCCCTCCTCCTCCTCCCGGAATCGGTGATGTTCTTGCCGAGCGGGACAGGCGGCTCTCCCTAGGCTTCTCCTACGACTTTGGGGATGCCCGTGGCGTCCACCAGATCGGGACCACTTCCGCCGACATGACCGGATGGGATGAAGTCACGAAGGTGGCACAGGCCATGATCGCGACGGGGGCTGCTACGGCCACCATTGAGATCATCACCAATACCGGGCCTGCGACGGTCACGGCATCGGAGTGGATGGCGATCCTCCTTGCCGCTGGCGCCCATCGCCAGCCCATCTGGCAGGCATCGTTTGTCCTTCAGGCAATGAACCCCATCCCGGCTGATTACGCCGCCGACAGCCATTGGGCCTGA
- a CDS encoding Exonuclease RNase T and DNA polymerase III (PFAM: Exonuclease RNase T and DNA polymerase III~SMART: Exonuclease~KEGG: mhu:Mhun_0639 exonuclease), with amino-acid sequence MILFWDTETTGFFDDRLPVDHKAQPYIVQLAAQLCEDDGRPIAGFSFIIDPGIGDGINIPERAAAVHGITNERAVQFGVSTEFALSAFTHLYQRADMVCAHNAKFDKGVTETAISRHYGRVMPLRKPVFCTMESATPIINLPPTDRMRAAGFNKPKPPKLEECIRHFFGEDLDGAHDAMVDVAACRRVYFHLKSMEADNA; translated from the coding sequence ATGATCCTCTTTTGGGATACGGAAACTACTGGCTTCTTCGATGATCGCCTGCCAGTCGACCATAAAGCCCAGCCCTATATCGTGCAGTTGGCGGCCCAACTCTGCGAAGACGATGGACGGCCCATCGCCGGTTTTTCCTTCATCATCGATCCCGGCATTGGCGACGGCATCAATATTCCGGAGCGCGCCGCCGCTGTGCATGGGATCACCAACGAGAGGGCCGTGCAGTTCGGGGTTTCGACCGAGTTCGCCCTGTCGGCTTTCACCCATCTCTACCAGCGCGCGGACATGGTGTGCGCCCACAACGCCAAGTTCGACAAGGGCGTCACTGAGACGGCGATCTCCCGGCACTACGGCCGCGTCATGCCGCTTCGCAAGCCGGTCTTCTGCACGATGGAGTCCGCCACCCCCATCATCAACCTTCCGCCGACCGATCGGATGCGCGCCGCCGGGTTCAACAAGCCGAAGCCGCCGAAGCTGGAAGAATGCATCCGGCACTTCTTCGGAGAGGACCTGGATGGCGCCCACGACGCGATGGTTGATGTGGCCGCCTGCCGCCGCGTCTACTTCCACCTCAAAAGCATGGAGGCGGATAATGCGTAG
- a CDS encoding conserved hypothetical protein (KEGG: bbt:BBta_6573 hypothetical protein), with amino-acid sequence MAMPQPSDDELARLVAALDAAQGVLSHAAKALELPDTTARRWRDMAARRGMLGTKPILPGFEISRASAELDEAGNVHRQWVTQKPERGGPFTLPEGHVVKGVSALIDADGRVSAQWVKTREGIEPLDVVEALKAGLESYSGPKKPSAAPRGCNDDLLTLLPLADWHLGLYTWRREVGENWDLNIAEQLYTETIEDLMSRTPRAGTAIVLGGGDLVHSDNFDNRTARSGNSLDVDGRYPKVVETAGRMVVRTVDTCLRTHAHVVVRILPGNHDEHTSVAIAYFLSAWFRHEPRVTVDTDPSLFFWHRFGKVFLGATHGHTVKARQMPAIMAARRPEDWGASRFRHIHCFHVHHTEKLTDEAGGATVHVHRSPAPQDAWHFGAGFVSGRSMETTTYHQSKGEHGSSFSPVRSHDAGVDVPA; translated from the coding sequence ATGGCGATGCCGCAGCCGTCAGACGACGAGCTTGCGCGCCTTGTCGCTGCGCTCGATGCAGCTCAGGGCGTTCTATCCCACGCAGCAAAAGCATTGGAGCTTCCGGACACCACGGCACGCAGATGGCGGGATATGGCGGCCCGTAGGGGGATGCTCGGCACCAAGCCCATCCTCCCCGGCTTTGAAATCTCCCGCGCCTCTGCCGAGCTTGACGAAGCCGGGAACGTGCATCGCCAGTGGGTGACGCAGAAGCCGGAAAGGGGCGGGCCTTTTACCCTTCCCGAAGGCCATGTGGTCAAGGGCGTGTCGGCGCTCATAGATGCTGATGGCAGGGTATCGGCACAGTGGGTGAAAACGCGAGAGGGCATCGAACCACTTGATGTTGTCGAAGCGCTCAAGGCCGGACTGGAAAGCTACTCTGGCCCCAAGAAGCCATCGGCAGCGCCTCGCGGCTGTAACGACGACCTCCTCACGCTCCTGCCCCTAGCCGACTGGCACCTGGGGCTCTACACATGGAGGCGAGAGGTCGGAGAAAACTGGGATCTGAATATAGCGGAACAGCTATATACCGAGACCATCGAAGACCTCATGTCGCGCACCCCTCGCGCGGGAACCGCCATTGTGCTTGGGGGTGGTGATCTTGTCCACTCGGACAACTTCGACAACCGCACCGCGCGCTCTGGCAATTCGCTGGACGTGGACGGGCGATACCCCAAGGTTGTCGAGACGGCCGGCCGGATGGTCGTGCGCACCGTAGACACCTGCCTCCGCACCCACGCCCATGTAGTGGTGCGCATCCTCCCCGGAAATCACGACGAACACACCTCTGTCGCCATCGCCTACTTCCTGAGCGCATGGTTTCGGCATGAGCCTCGCGTGACGGTGGACACAGACCCCTCCCTCTTTTTCTGGCACCGCTTCGGCAAGGTGTTCCTTGGGGCTACCCACGGCCACACCGTCAAGGCCCGGCAGATGCCGGCTATCATGGCGGCACGTCGTCCTGAAGATTGGGGCGCCTCCCGCTTCCGCCATATCCATTGCTTCCACGTTCATCATACCGAGAAGCTGACAGACGAAGCCGGCGGGGCCACAGTCCATGTGCACCGCTCGCCAGCCCCTCAGGACGCATGGCACTTCGGTGCGGGGTTCGTCTCTGGCCGGTCCATGGAAACGACCACCTATCACCAGTCCAAGGGCGAGCATGGCAGCTCGTTTTCCCCGGTTCGCTCGCATGACGCGGGCGTGGATGTCCCCGCATAG
- a CDS encoding hypothetical protein (KEGG: rno:683080 similar to CG17097-PB, isoform B) has protein sequence MAKINKLTAARERRLEEFREEWRQVGLCCDPADFETGDEVIRGFYKRLGKPAPMILHFSSPAMCELAVNFVFLMLKDSQLGSQLGSQLGSQLRSQLGSQLYSQLGGQLRSQLRSQLGSQLYSQLGSQLYSQLDGQLRSQLGSQLGSQLGSQLYSQLGSQLYSQLDGQLRSQLGSQLGSQLGSQLYSQLGSQLGSQLGSQLYSQLGSQLDSQLYSQLGGQLRSQLRSQLGSQLYSQLGSQLDSQLYSQLRSQLDSQLDGLRSYFLTNRWGSQHWCAWEAFYLFGHEIGVRYEPENIALLLEWARLSKSVGWWAPWDGICFVSDRPREVHFDGERRLHCETGPAVRYSDGWGCHAWHGTRIPAQWIEDKGSVGPADILRHENMEQRQAGVEIIGWAKMLQDLDAKTIDEDGDPEIGTLVEVKLPDVGEARFVRVRCGTGREFAIGVPPTITSALEGQAWIAGLSTKDFMKPEVRS, from the coding sequence ATGGCGAAGATCAACAAGCTCACCGCCGCGCGGGAACGCAGGCTGGAGGAGTTCCGGGAAGAGTGGCGGCAAGTCGGCCTCTGTTGTGACCCGGCTGATTTCGAGACTGGGGATGAGGTTATCAGGGGTTTCTACAAGCGGCTGGGCAAGCCGGCCCCTATGATCCTGCACTTTTCATCTCCGGCGATGTGCGAGCTGGCCGTGAACTTCGTCTTTCTGATGCTCAAGGACAGCCAGCTCGGCAGCCAGCTCGGCAGCCAGCTCGGCAGCCAGCTCCGCAGCCAGCTCGGCAGCCAGCTCTACAGCCAGCTCGGCGGCCAGCTCCGCAGCCAGCTCCGCAGCCAGCTCGGCAGCCAGCTCTACAGCCAGCTCGGCAGCCAGCTCTACAGCCAGCTCGACGGCCAGCTCCGCAGCCAGCTCGGCAGCCAGCTCGGCAGCCAGCTCGGCAGCCAGCTCTACAGCCAGCTCGGCAGCCAGCTCTACAGCCAGCTCGACGGCCAGCTCCGCAGCCAGCTCGGCAGCCAGCTCGGCAGCCAGCTCGGCAGCCAGCTCTACAGCCAGCTCGGCAGCCAGCTCGGCAGCCAGCTCGGCAGCCAGCTCTACAGCCAGCTCGGCAGCCAGCTCGACAGCCAGCTCTACAGCCAGCTCGGCGGCCAGCTCCGCAGCCAGCTCCGCAGCCAGCTCGGCAGCCAGCTCTACAGCCAGCTCGGCAGCCAGCTCGACAGCCAGCTCTACAGCCAGCTCCGCAGCCAGCTCGACAGCCAGCTCGACGGCCTACGATCCTATTTTCTCACCAATCGTTGGGGATCCCAACATTGGTGTGCATGGGAGGCGTTCTATCTGTTCGGGCATGAAATCGGGGTTCGGTATGAGCCCGAGAATATCGCCCTGCTGCTCGAATGGGCTCGACTTTCGAAAAGCGTCGGGTGGTGGGCTCCTTGGGACGGGATCTGCTTCGTGAGTGACCGCCCTCGCGAAGTGCACTTCGACGGAGAGCGGCGCCTGCATTGTGAAACGGGGCCAGCGGTAAGGTATTCAGATGGCTGGGGATGCCATGCATGGCACGGGACAAGGATCCCGGCCCAATGGATCGAAGACAAGGGCTCTGTGGGCCCGGCAGATATCCTCCGGCATGAAAATATGGAGCAGCGCCAGGCCGGCGTCGAAATCATCGGCTGGGCGAAGATGCTCCAGGATCTTGACGCAAAAACAATCGACGAAGACGGGGACCCGGAAATCGGAACGCTCGTAGAAGTGAAGCTTCCTGATGTTGGAGAAGCCCGCTTCGTGAGGGTCCGCTGCGGGACAGGGCGAGAGTTCGCCATCGGGGTTCCACCCACCATCACGTCAGCGCTCGAAGGTCAGGCGTGGATTGCCGGTCTCTCGACGAAGGATTTCATGAAACCTGAAGTGAGGAGCTGA
- a CDS encoding conserved hypothetical protein (KEGG: rsq:Rsph17025_1818 hypothetical protein): MSLEIIDVPQNSPEWMQARAGIPTASMFSTVMAKGKGGGESVTRRKYMLQLAGEILTGEPAETYSNAHMERGHIMEPEARNFYAFQRDVEPELVGFIRNGQKGCSPDSLIGTDGMLEIKTKIPSLLIECLLKDEFPSEHVAQCQGALWVAEREWLDICVYWPKLPPFIKRTHRDELYIAALSKAVSDFNAELQEVVEQIRAYGGGKAAA, from the coding sequence ATGAGCCTAGAGATAATCGACGTTCCGCAGAACTCGCCTGAGTGGATGCAGGCCAGGGCCGGTATCCCGACCGCCAGCATGTTCTCCACCGTCATGGCAAAAGGCAAGGGCGGCGGAGAAAGCGTCACGCGCCGGAAGTACATGCTTCAGTTGGCGGGCGAAATTTTGACCGGAGAGCCGGCAGAAACCTACAGCAACGCGCATATGGAGCGCGGGCACATCATGGAGCCAGAGGCGCGGAATTTCTATGCCTTCCAGCGCGATGTTGAGCCGGAATTGGTCGGCTTCATCCGCAATGGGCAGAAGGGGTGCAGCCCGGACAGCCTCATCGGAACTGATGGCATGCTGGAGATCAAGACGAAGATCCCATCACTTCTGATCGAATGCTTGTTGAAGGATGAGTTCCCGAGCGAGCACGTCGCCCAATGCCAGGGCGCGCTATGGGTGGCCGAGCGCGAATGGCTGGACATCTGCGTCTATTGGCCGAAGCTCCCGCCCTTCATCAAGCGCACCCATCGCGATGAACTCTACATCGCGGCCCTGTCCAAGGCCGTCTCCGACTTCAACGCCGAGCTGCAGGAGGTGGTGGAGCAGATCCGCGCCTACGGCGGCGGGAAGGCCGCGGCATGA
- a CDS encoding Domain of unknown function DUF1937 (PFAM: Domain of unknown function DUF1937) produces the protein MNLEELRDIGGITYVSVPYTAHLYGLSAAAYDADRHAAHLIKMGFIPFSPISHSHPIARVGGIDPRSHEIWMAQNDAFMEACSAMVAVHIPGWEDSIGMKMEREAFARMGKPVVEMEMLP, from the coding sequence GTGAACCTTGAAGAGCTTCGCGATATCGGTGGCATCACCTACGTCTCCGTGCCTTATACGGCTCATCTATACGGCCTGTCCGCCGCGGCCTACGATGCCGACCGGCACGCCGCCCACCTGATCAAGATGGGCTTCATCCCGTTCTCCCCCATCTCGCACTCCCACCCCATCGCCCGCGTCGGGGGCATCGACCCTCGCTCCCACGAAATCTGGATGGCGCAGAACGACGCTTTCATGGAAGCCTGCTCAGCCATGGTCGCAGTCCATATCCCAGGTTGGGAAGACAGCATTGGCATGAAAATGGAGCGGGAGGCGTTCGCCCGGATGGGGAAGCCTGTTGTGGAAATGGAGATGCTGCCTTGA
- a CDS encoding putative phage repressor (PFAM: peptidase S24 S26A and S26B~KEGG: sit:TM1040_1320 putative phage repressor), which yields MDAARQLILDRIADLGTDLKAVSLALGRNHAYLQQFISRGVPGELGERDRKKLAIILKVNDEHLRSRPVEHIDSMDVASLVDRSKKRKPDQEVRVVGYIGAGAEVHTVDDHEKGAGLDLVQVDFPVKHGTVGVIVRGDSMLPMFEDGDLIGYIRDASGPEQLIGKICVVKVVDGPTYIKRLKRGTEPGLYTLVSANARDIEDVDIEWAARYRFHLPADEWHRLRGAD from the coding sequence ATGGACGCAGCCCGCCAACTGATCCTCGACCGCATCGCAGACCTTGGGACGGACCTGAAAGCCGTGTCCCTCGCGCTGGGGCGCAACCACGCCTATCTGCAACAGTTCATTTCGCGGGGGGTGCCTGGCGAACTAGGCGAGCGCGACCGCAAAAAGCTCGCCATTATCTTGAAGGTAAACGATGAGCATCTCCGGTCGCGCCCGGTCGAGCACATTGACAGCATGGATGTCGCGTCGCTCGTAGATCGATCGAAGAAACGCAAGCCAGATCAGGAAGTCCGCGTCGTCGGCTATATCGGCGCCGGCGCAGAGGTCCACACCGTCGATGACCACGAGAAGGGCGCCGGCCTTGACCTGGTGCAGGTGGACTTCCCCGTAAAGCACGGGACCGTTGGCGTCATCGTGCGCGGCGATTCGATGCTGCCGATGTTCGAGGATGGCGACCTGATCGGCTATATCCGAGACGCATCCGGGCCGGAGCAACTGATCGGCAAAATTTGCGTCGTGAAGGTCGTTGACGGCCCTACCTATATTAAGCGTCTCAAGCGCGGGACCGAGCCGGGCCTCTATACCCTGGTTAGCGCCAATGCCAGAGACATTGAGGACGTGGATATCGAGTGGGCGGCGCGCTATCGATTCCATCTTCCCGCCGATGAGTGGCACCGTTTGCGCGGAGCCGATTAA
- a CDS encoding hypothetical protein (KEGG: mes:Meso_0203 hypothetical protein) has translation MSDKPSIWLVRKGELLLPRARFDAEALTRYREGVTLRAELTEPRSGGVNRLYWSVLSAVCAATGKWSSSEVLHHALKMHLGYFESYASVHGEVDTRAQSTAFDRMDAAKFREYFDAAMLTITTEILPGLTVEDILALGKARLTERAA, from the coding sequence ATGAGCGACAAGCCCTCCATATGGCTGGTGCGCAAGGGTGAACTGCTCTTGCCCCGCGCCCGGTTCGATGCCGAAGCGCTCACCCGCTACAGGGAGGGCGTGACGCTCCGCGCCGAACTTACCGAGCCGCGATCTGGTGGCGTCAATCGCCTCTACTGGTCCGTCCTGTCGGCCGTGTGCGCGGCAACCGGGAAGTGGTCGTCCAGCGAGGTCCTGCACCACGCCCTGAAGATGCACCTCGGATATTTCGAGAGCTATGCGTCTGTCCATGGAGAGGTTGATACCCGCGCGCAATCGACGGCGTTCGACCGGATGGATGCCGCCAAGTTCCGCGAATATTTCGATGCAGCAATGCTGACGATCACCACTGAAATTCTGCCGGGCCTGACCGTTGAGGACATCCTCGCGCTTGGCAAGGCCCGCCTCACCGAGAGGGCAGCATGA
- a CDS encoding ERF family protein (PFAM: ERF family protein~KEGG: sit:TM1040_0784 ERF), whose translation MSEIAYADEIDDLDITVPKPAPKLNVPATRQARQAPARRPAPRSSAKSDAGSILGAIMQAASNPEIDADKVERLMAMYRTIRADEAKRAYLAAFPEMQAELPVINQNGQIEIREKGGTKVIQSTRYAKWEDINEAIQPVLRAHGFGLSFRLGVAADGKQNTTAVLSHNEGHQEETTITLMHDSTGSKNSVQAVGSTISYGQRYTARALLNFQSRAREDRDDDGRAAGGVETITEDQVLVLRDLAASVEADEKRFCTFMRVDRLSDLPAARFNDAKTALERKRTK comes from the coding sequence ATGTCTGAAATCGCATATGCCGACGAAATCGACGATCTGGACATCACCGTACCGAAGCCGGCGCCGAAGTTGAATGTCCCGGCCACGCGCCAGGCGCGGCAGGCGCCCGCCCGCCGCCCCGCGCCCCGGTCTTCGGCCAAATCCGACGCCGGCTCGATCCTCGGCGCCATTATGCAGGCCGCCAGCAACCCGGAGATCGACGCCGACAAGGTCGAGCGGCTCATGGCGATGTACCGGACGATCCGAGCGGATGAAGCGAAGCGCGCCTATCTCGCCGCGTTCCCGGAGATGCAGGCCGAACTTCCAGTGATCAACCAGAACGGGCAGATTGAGATCCGCGAGAAGGGCGGCACGAAGGTCATCCAATCCACCCGCTACGCCAAGTGGGAGGACATCAACGAGGCGATCCAGCCGGTGCTCCGCGCCCATGGCTTCGGGCTCTCCTTCCGCCTGGGCGTCGCCGCCGATGGGAAGCAGAACACCACTGCCGTCCTGAGCCACAACGAAGGGCACCAGGAAGAAACCACCATCACGCTGATGCACGACAGTACCGGGTCCAAGAACTCGGTTCAGGCCGTCGGCAGCACGATCAGCTACGGCCAGCGCTACACGGCGCGCGCCCTTCTGAATTTCCAGAGCCGGGCGCGCGAAGACCGGGACGACGACGGCCGCGCAGCCGGAGGTGTCGAGACGATCACCGAAGACCAAGTGCTAGTGCTGCGCGACCTCGCCGCCAGCGTCGAAGCCGATGAAAAGCGTTTCTGTACCTTCATGAGGGTTGACCGCCTCAGCGACCTTCCAGCGGCCCGCTTCAATGACGCGAAAACTGCCCTCGAACGCAAGAGGACGAAGTGA